One Leishmania major strain Friedlin complete genome, chromosome 5 DNA segment encodes these proteins:
- a CDS encoding putative dynein-light chain-protein produces the protein MASGDRITLVDDASVICEDVVNALFSHETRYQHSKIAGLVSAISDQVVQRLTQEAKLPRKYVVLVTILQKNGAGVQTISSCSWNPTSDACYVYKAENKAMHCIITVYGVTV, from the coding sequence ATGGCCTCCGGCGACCGCATCACGTTGGTCGATGACGCCTCCGTCATCTGCGAAGACGTCGTCAACGCGCTCTTCAGCCACGAAACGCGCTATCAGCACAGCAAGATCGCCGGCCTCGTCTCCGCCATCTCCGATcaggtggtgcagcggctgacgcaggaggcgaagctgccgcgcaagtacgtcgtcctcgtcacAATCCTCCAGAAaaacggcgctggcgtgcagACAATCTCGTCGTGCTCATGGAACCCAACGAGTGATGCGTGCTACGTGTACAAGGCGGAGAATAAAGCCATGCACTGCATCATCACGGTCTACGGTGTCACCGTATAG